A window from Bradysia coprophila strain Holo2 chromosome X unlocalized genomic scaffold, BU_Bcop_v1 contig_20, whole genome shotgun sequence encodes these proteins:
- the LOC119068976 gene encoding dolichyl-diphosphooligosaccharide--protein glycosyltransferase subunit STT3A yields MDTSAKVNEGLQKKEHLVKLGILTLAAILSFSTRLFSVLRFESVIHEFDPYFNYRTTRFLTEEGFYNFHNWFDDRAWYPLGRIIGGTIYPGLMITSGVLYRLMWLVNITIDIRNVCVFLAPFFSSLTTIVTYLLTKEIHSVGAGLVAAAMISIVPGYISRSVAGSYDNEGIAIFCMLLTYYFWIKSVKTGAILWSTMSALAYFYMVSSWGGYVFLINLIPLHVLALMATGRFSHRIYVAYSILYCVGTILSMQISFVGFQPVQSSEHMLALGVFGLCQIHSFVDYIRSKMSKEYFDVLFKALVTAVLSVAAFVGIVLTITGKVSPWTGRFYSLLDPSYAKNHIPIIASVSEHQPTSWSSFYFDLQILVFLFPAGLYFCFAKLSDSNIFIILYGITSIYFAGVMVRLMLVLAPVMCILSGITVSHLLTKYIKSVDSSAEKKVDPKKLRKFDQQSGGVKSEVALAFVGVITFLLITYTFHCTWVTSEAYSSPSIVLSARSHDGGRIIFDDFREAYYWLKMNTPEDARIMSWWDYGYQITAMANRTILVDNNTWNNTHISRVGQAMASTEEKAYEIMRELDVDYVLVIFGGLTGYSSDDINKFLWMVRIGGSTDRGAHIKETDYYAPSGDFRVDKEGSPTLLNCLMYKMCYYRFGQVYTEGGKPPGYDRVRAAEIGNKDFELDVIEEAYTTEHWLVRIYKVKDLRNRGV; encoded by the exons ATGGACACATCAGCCAAAGTAAATGAGGGACTGCAGAAAAAGGAGCATCTGGTGAAGTTGGGCATTCTGACATTAGCGGcaattttgt CATTCAGTACCCGGCTTTTTTCTGTACTACGCTTCGAATCTGTCATTCATGAATTCGATCCATACTTCAATTACAg AACGACACGATTCCTAACCGAAGAGGGTTTTTACAACTTCCACAATTGGTTCGACGATCGAGCATGGTATCCATTGGGTCGTATCATTGGCGGGACCATTTATCCCGGTTTGATGATCACGTCGGGAGTTTTGTATCGGCTCATGTGGCTGGTAAACATCACAATTGACATACGAAATGTTTGCGTATTTTTGGCTCCattcttttcgtcactgacTACAATTGTCACGTACCTGTTGACGAAGGAGATCCAT AGCGTCGGTGCTGGACTGGTAGCCGCTGCTATGATTTCCATCGTTCCCGGCTACATTTCGCGATCGGTTGCCGGTTCGTACGATAATGAAGGCATTGCCATATTTTGTATGCTATTGACGTACTATTTCTGGATAAAATCGGTCAAAACTGGCGCTATATTATGGTCGACGATGTCAGCATTGGCATACTTCTACATGGTGTCGTCCTGGGGCGGCTACgtatttttgatcaatttaatTCCATTGCATGTATTGGCTCTGATGGCCACTGGTCGATTTTCGCATCGCATCTATGTCGCATACAGCATTTTGTATTGCGTTGGTACAATACTGTCGATGCAAATTAGTTTCGTTGGATTCCAGCCGGTACAGAGTTCGGAACATATGCTG GCTCTCGGTGTGTTCGGTTTGTGTCAAATCCATTCATTTGTCGATTACATCAGATCAAAGATGTCCAAGGAATACTTTGATGTGCTGTTCAAGGCGCTTGTTACGGCTGTACTGTCCGTAGCCGCTTTCGTTGGTATTGTATTGACCATAACAG GAAAGGTATCCCCGTGGACGGGTCGCTTTTACTCATTGCTGGATCCATCCTACGCAAAGAATCACATTCCAATTATTGCATCCGTATCGGAACATCAACCGACGTCTTGGTCATCGTTCTACTTTGATTTGCAG ATTCTCGTGTTTTTGTTCCCAGCTGGTCTATACTTTTGCTTTGCCAAACTCTCGGACTCCAACATTTTCATCATCCTTTACGGCATAACGAGCATCTACTTTGCT GGTGTCATGGTTCGTCTGATGCTGGTACTCGCACCAGTCATGTGCATTCTGTCTGGTATTACGGTTTCCCATCTGCTGACAAAGTACATCAAAAGCGTTGACTCATCGGCGGAAAAGAAAGTCGATCCGAAGAAGCTACGTAAATTCGACCAACAATCCGGTGGCGTGAAAAGCGAAGTTGCGCTGGCATTCGTTGGCGTTATAACGTTCTTATTGATAACATATACATTCCATTGCACCTGGGTCACATCGGAAGCGTATAGTTCGCCGAGTATTGTCCTCAGCGCTCGATCACATGACGGTggtcgaataatttttgacGATTTCCGGGAAGCCTACTATTGGTTGAAAATGAACACGCCTGAG GATGCTCGCATTATGTCGTGGTGGGATTATGGCTATCAAATAACGGCGATGGCCAATCGAACCATTTTGGTGGATAATAACACTTGGAACAATACGCATATATCACGTGTCGGTCAGGCGATGGCATCCACTGAAGAGAAAGCTTATGAGATTATGCGTGAATTGGATGTCGATTATGTTCTCGTAATATTTGGCGGTTTGACCGGATATTCATCGGATG acatcaacaaatttttatggaTGGTCCGAATTGGCGGCAGCACCGATCGTGGTGCGCACATAAAGGAAACGGATTACTATGCGCCCAGCGGTGATTTTCGCGTTGACAAAGAAGGATCGCCGACGCTACTGAATTGTTTGATGTACAAAATGTGCTACTATCGATTCGGTCAGGTATATACGGAAGGTGGAAAACCACCCGGCTATGATCGAGTGCGTGCGGCTGAGATCGGTaataaagattttgaattggaTGTGATTGAGGAAGCATACACAACCGAACATTGGCTGGTTAGAATTTATAAAGTTAAAGACTTGAGAAATCGCGGCGTTTAA